Below is a window of Planctomycetes bacterium MalM25 DNA.
GCGGCGGCGAGTCGCCCGGCGGATCGACCACCGTGCCGCAGGTGATCGACTGGAACCGCTCGCACCCGCTGCTAGCGCACGTCGAGTTGGGCAACTTCGACATCGTCGAAACGCTGCTGCTCACGCCCCCGCCCGGCGCGGCGACACTGGTCGACGCGGCCGAAGGGCCCATCGCGGCGGTCGCCTCGCGCGACGGCTACGAGGACCTCGTGCTCGGCTTCCCGATCCTGGTGGAGGTCGATGGCGGGTTGCAGCGCAACACCGACTGGATCAACCGCCACAGCTTCCCGACGTTCTGGTTGAACGTGCTGGAGTACTTTGTCTCACGCCAAGCGGTCGGCGAGCGCTCGCTCCGCCCGGGCGAGACGGTCGAGCTGCGGCCCCTCTCGCCGACGACCAAGTCGATCGTGGTGACCTCCCCCTCGGGCAAGGTCGAGACGCTCAATCGCCGGGGTGAGCAGCCGTTCGTTTATCGCACGACCGAAGACGTGGGCGTCTACCGCGTGGCCGAGGGGGGGCGCGAATCGCAGCGGTTCGCGGTCAACCTGTTCGACCCCGACGAGAGCGACGTCCGGCTGCGCCTCGAGGAGACCCCCGGCGCCGAGGAGTCGGCCCAGGTCGCCTCGGTGAAGATCGGCAACATCGACGTCGCCGCCACGGCGGGGGCCGCCCCGGCCCGCAAGGAGATGTGGCGTTGGCTGCTGCTGGGGGTGCTCGCGTTGCTGGTGTTTGAGTGGTATGTCTACCACCGCAGGGTGTACTTGTGATCAGCCTCGCCGGTTGATTCAGGGTTTCTTAGCAGATAGTCTAGTAGTTTCGTGCGTTGACGCGCGAACTAGTTCTGGAGGGAGTTTCGATCCCTCATCCCGGTGGAGCGATGAGAACCGCCGGCTTTCAGCAAAAAACAGCAAGTCAACAGGGCCGAGAAACGATGTCGAAGCCGCAAGACGAGACGAATTCTCTGGGCGCCAACCGCCGCCAGTTCCTCACCACCGCCGCCGCCACGGCCGCCGCCGGAGTCGCGGCGGCCCCCGCCTTCGGCGTGCACGGCAGCGGAGATCATCGCCTGCGTGTGGGAGTCATCGGTTGCGGCGGCCGCGGGAAGGGCGCCGCGCGCGACGCGTTGAACGCCGGCGAGGACGTCGTGATCGTGGCGATGGCGGACGCCTTTGGCGACAATCTCAACGCGGCTCACAAGGCGCTCGTCGACCAGTTCGGCGACCGGATCCAGGTCCCCGAGGACCGGCGCTTCTCGGGCTTCGACGCGTACAAGCAGGTGCTCGAGGCGGACTGTGACTTGGTCATCCTCGCCACGCCCCCCGGCTTCCGTCCGATCCACTTCAAGGCGGCCATCGACGCGGGCAAGCACGTCTTCATGGAGAAGCCGGTCGCGGTCGATGCGCCGGGCGTGCGGCTCGTGCTGGAGACCGCTCGCGAGGCGCGCGACAAGGGGCTCGGCGTCGGCGTCGGCCTGCAGCGCCGCCACGACGACCTGTACAACAACATGGTCCAGAGGATCTGGGACGGCGCCCTCGGCGACGAGGTCCTGTACACGCGGGTCTACTGGAACTCGGGCGGCGTGTGGACGCGTCCCCGCCAGCCGCAGCAGACCGAGATGGAGTACCAGATGCGCAACTGGTACTACTTCAACTGGCTGTGCGGCGACCACATCAACGAGCAGCACATCCACAACCTCGACGTCAGCAACTGGATCAAGCAGGGCCACCCCGTGAAGGCCAACGGCATGGGGGGACGCGAAGTCCGCGACAGCAACGAGCACGGCCAGATCTTCGACCACCACGCCGTCGAGTTCACCTACGCCGACGGCTCGACCATGATGAGCCAGTGCCGCCACATCCGTGGCGCGTGGTCGCAGGTCTCGGAGTTCGCCCACGGCGCCAACGGGCACTGCCATGTCGGCGGGGGCAAGTTCTTCGACCGCACCGGGAAGACGATCGATCGACTCCGCAAGAAGGGGGAGAACCCCTACGTGCAGGAGCACATCGACCTGCAACGCAGCATCCGGGAGGGCTCGCCCCTCGCAGAGGCCGAGTACGGCGCCCATTCAACGATGACCGCGATCCTGGGCCGGATGGCCACCTACACCGGTCAGGTTGTGAATTGGGACGACGCGATCGAGTCCAACGTGGACCTCTCCCCGGCCAAGTACGCCTTCGGCGCCGACCCGCCGGTCCTGCCGGACGCCCAGGGCCGCTACCCGGTCCCGGTCCCCGGCGACAAGCCCGCCGCCAACGCCTGACCCGCTCATTCGGCCCGGTTTGACGCTTCTGGGTGACCCGCCGCGGGTCGCGTGGTAAAGTTGGTCTGTGCTGTTGGTCGATCAGCAATCGACATGGCGGCCGCGATCGGGGACGTGGCGGAATTGGCAGACGCGCTGGATTTAGGTTCCAGTTCCTTCGGGAGTGCAGGTTCGATTCCTGTCGTCCCCATTAGCAACGCAAGAAGAGGGCCCGGGCGGCCGGCGAACGATCGCCGCCCCCCTCCCGGGAGCGGACCACCATGATGATTTGGCAGCGAATCGCCCTGCTGATGATCGCTCTCGCCGCGGCGCCGGCGGGGGCGCACCCGGAGTACCAGCGGGCCTTTCTCGACCGATACACGAAGGGCGTGGGAGCGGATAAGGACTTCCGCAAGCTGGCCCGGAAAGCCAAATGCAACGTCTGCCACCAAGGCAAAGAGGATCGGACCAATTACAATCGTTACGGCGAGGCGTTCCTCAGCCGACTCGCCGAGGCGGATCGGCTCTCCGAAGAACATAAGAAGGACAAGGAGAAGGTCGCCGCCGCCATCGAGCTGGTTGCCGGATTGTCCACCGACCCCGACGACCCCGCGGCGCCCACCTTCGGCTCCCTGATCGCCGAGGGCACGCTCCCGGGCGGGCCTCTCGACGAGGTCAAGAAGGAACCGGCGGAAAACTGACCCGGCGCGAACCGAACCACTCACCGCGACGTACTTGCTTCGACCCGTTTAACCCCACTGGAATCCGACATGCTCCGCAGCCTCCTCGCCCTGGCGGTCGCCGCTTGCTTCGCGACGCCGAGCTTGGCCATCAAGCAGTTCCAAGACCAGTACTTCGAGAAGTACGCCGACGGTTCCGACGAGGGCTTTAGCGAGCTCGCCAAGGAAGCGAAGTGCTACAACTGCCACCAGGGCAAGAAAAAGAAGAATCGCAACGCTTACGGTCAGGCGCTCGCCGAGCACCTCTCCAAGAAGGACAAGAAGGACGTCGAGAAGATCGTCGCCGCGTTGGAGAAGGTCGCCGAGGAATCCTCGAACGCCGATGACCCCGACGCCCCGACCTTCGGCGAGTTGATCGCCGAGGGCAAGCTTCCCGGCGGCACGCTCGAAGAGTCCAAGGAAGAGCCGGGCGCCTGATCCGCTCGCGCACGGCTTCGTGAAACCAAAGAGGCCCCGATCGCCATCGCGATCGGGGCCTCTTTTTCTACGTGGTTGGCTTCTAAGCGGTCAGCGCTTCGAGATCGATCACCGTCCGGTACGTCTCGCCCGGACCGAGCGTGATCAGGCCCGCCTCAACGCCCCGGGCGGTCATCGCGATCGCGTCGGGCGTGCCGGTGTAGGGCTCGAGGCAGATCGCTTCGCGGTGCTCGGGCGTGTAGATCACGCAG
It encodes the following:
- the iolG_1 gene encoding Inositol 2-dehydrogenase encodes the protein MSKPQDETNSLGANRRQFLTTAAATAAAGVAAAPAFGVHGSGDHRLRVGVIGCGGRGKGAARDALNAGEDVVIVAMADAFGDNLNAAHKALVDQFGDRIQVPEDRRFSGFDAYKQVLEADCDLVILATPPGFRPIHFKAAIDAGKHVFMEKPVAVDAPGVRLVLETAREARDKGLGVGVGLQRRHDDLYNNMVQRIWDGALGDEVLYTRVYWNSGGVWTRPRQPQQTEMEYQMRNWYYFNWLCGDHINEQHIHNLDVSNWIKQGHPVKANGMGGREVRDSNEHGQIFDHHAVEFTYADGSTMMSQCRHIRGAWSQVSEFAHGANGHCHVGGGKFFDRTGKTIDRLRKKGENPYVQEHIDLQRSIREGSPLAEAEYGAHSTMTAILGRMATYTGQVVNWDDAIESNVDLSPAKYAFGADPPVLPDAQGRYPVPVPGDKPAANA